Proteins from a single region of Oreochromis niloticus isolate F11D_XX linkage group LG7, O_niloticus_UMD_NMBU, whole genome shotgun sequence:
- the slc20a1b gene encoding sodium-dependent phosphate transporter 1-B, which translates to MFSTTATAITLATTMVTYTPLTEYVWLLVVGFIIAFILAFSVGANDVANSFGTAVGSGVVTLRQACILATVFETLGSVLLGAKVSETIRKGIIDVGMYNGSEHVLMAGSVSAMVGSAVWQLAASFLKLPISGTHCIVGATIGYSLVARGQQGVKWLELLRIVGSWFLSPLLSGIMSAIVFYFVRRFILQKEDPVPNGLKALPVFYAMTMAINLFSIMFTGAPVLGFDLIPWWGILLISLACGLLTSIVVWFIVCPRLKKKIERDIKSSPTESPLMEKKELEETHCPILKQASTTPAANYNSADPLPAPEERRVAFDIGDSDEADSNKEHRVAFDIGDSDDTDCSNSNDAPAQVQTNSQVHFSNQAQSNGASTNAQNQVQFKNHVQFNNRPPQPPSNGYSTYHTVHTDSALYKDLLHKLHLAKMSDCMGEGGDRPIRRNNSYTAYTMTIIGMHDKHKEGDFRACEDGNKAPGSGSQERKRLRMDSYTSYCNAVAEHTTPEGLVEGDVRLEMEIKDTGSSQSSLDDERPEKDKPEVSVLFQFLQILTACFGSFAHGGNDVSNAIGPLVALWLVYKTSSVVSNEPTPIWLLLYGGVGICAGLWVWGRRVIQTMGKDLTPITPSSGFSIELASALTVVVASNIGLPVSTTHCKVGSVVAVGWLRSKKAVDWRLFRNIFMAWFVTVPISGLISAAVMAIFVHVIL; encoded by the exons atgttttcaacaaCTGCAACTGCAATAACGCTGGCGACTACCATGGTAACCTACACACCTCTGACTGAGTATGTGTGGTTGCTGGTTGTTGGCTTTATCATTGCCTTCATCTTAGCCTTTTCCGTCGGTGCCAATGATGTTGCTAACTCATTTGGTACAGCCGTGGGCTCTGGAGTGGTCACTTTGCGTCAGGCATGTATTCTAGCGACAGTGTTTGAGACCTTGGGGTCTGTGCTTCTTGGGGCCAAAGTGAGTGAAACTATTCGCAAGGGAATCATTGATGTGGGCATGTACAACGGCTCTGAACATGTGTTGATGGCTGGATCTGTCAGTGCAATGGTTG GTTCTGCTGTGTGGCAGCTGGCTGCTTCCTTCCTTAAGCTCCCCATCTCTGGAACACATTGCATTGTTGGTGCTACTATCGGCTACTCGCTGGTTGCCAGAGGCCAGCAGGGCGTCAAGTGGCTTGAACTCCTACGTATTG tTGGTTCCTGGTTCCTGAGTCCCCTGTTGTCTGGAATAATGTCAGCCATTGTCTTCTATTTTGTGCGCAGGTTCATCTTACAGAAA GAAGACCCAGTACCCAATGGATTGAAGGCCCTGCCTGTCTTCTATGCGATGACAATGGCGATCAACTTGTTCTCCATCATGTTCACTGGTGCTCCGG TGCTGGGATTTGACTTGATACCTTGGTGGGGCATCCTGCTCATCTCATTGGCCTGTGGTCTGCTGACCTccattgtggtttggtttattgTCTGCCCTCGCCTAAAGAAGAAGATTGAAC GAGATATCAAGTCCAGTCCCACTGAAAGCCCTCTGATGGAAAAGAAGGAGCTTGAAGAAACCCACTGTCCAATCCTGAAGCAGGCATCTACCACACCAGCTGCCAATTACAACTCTGCTGACCCTCTTCCTGCCCCTGAGGAGCGCAGGGTGGCCTTCGACATCGGAGACTCTGATGAAGCCGACAGTAATAAGGAACACAGGGTGGCATTTGACATCGGAGATTCTGATGACACAGACTGCAGCAATTCAAATGATG cccCCGCACAGGTTCAAACAAACAGTCAGGTCCATTTTAGTAACCAAGCCCAAAGCAATGGTGCCTCCACAAATGCTCAAAATCAGGTTCAATTCAAAAATCATGTTCAGTTCAACAACAGACCTCCACAGCCACCAAGTAACGGTTATAGCACGTACCACACAGTCCACACAGACTCAGCCCTCTACAAAGACCTACTGCACAAGCTCCACCTGGCCAAAATGAGCGACTGCATGGGAGAGGGAGGCGACAGACCTATCCGGCGCAACAACAGCTACACCGCCTACACCATGACCATCATTGGCATGCATGACAAGCATAAAGAAGGGGACTTCCGTGCTTGTGAGGATGGCAACAAGGCTCCAGGATCAGGCAGTCAGGAGAGAAAGCGACTGCGTATGGATAGCTACACCAGCTACTGCAATGCTGTGGCAGAGCACACAACTCCTGAAGGTCTGGTAGAGGGTGATGTGAGGCTAGAAATGGAGATCAAGGATACAGGTAGCAGCCAGAGCTCCCTGGATGATGAAAGGCCTGAAAAAGACAAACCAGAAGTCTCAGTCTTGTTCCAGTTCCTTCAAATTCTTACTGCCTGCTTTGGATCCTTTGCCCATGGAGGAAATGATGTTAG TAATGCCATTGGACCTTTGGTAGCTCTGTGGTTGGTTTACAAAACAAGCAGCGTGGTCTCAAATGAACCTACACCCATTTGGTTACTGCTGTATGGTGGCGTGGGTATCTGTGCTGGACTCTGGGTATGGGGTCGCCGGGTGATTCAGACAATGGGGAAAGACCTCACCCCCATCACCCCCTCAAG TGGTTTTAGCATCGAACTGGCCTCAGCCTTGACTGTCGTGGTTGCTTCTAACATTGGCCTGCCTGTCTCCACCACCCACTGCAAG GTGGGCTCTGTGGTGGCAGTAGGATGGCTGCGCTCAAAGAAGGCAGTAGACTGGCGTCTGTTCAGGAACATCTTCATGGCGTGGTTTGTGACGGTTCCCATCTCTGGTCTGATCAGTGCTGCTGTTATGGCTATCTTCGTCCACGTCATCCTGTGA